The Primulina tabacum isolate GXHZ01 chromosome 1, ASM2559414v2, whole genome shotgun sequence genome contains the following window.
ATGACCACGTAGCAGAAAGTTCCTTCAGAGGTGATGAAGCTCACTTTATCTTGGTCCTCAACAGTTAAGGGGATTTGGTGATATCCCTGATAAGCATCCAACATACACAGATATTGATGTCCCGTTGTGGAGTCCACCAACTGATCTATCCGGGGCAAATGATAACAATCTTTAGGGCACGCCTTATTAAGGTCTCTGAAGTCCATACACATCATCCATTTCCCTGAACTCTTTGGAACAAGGACGACATTCGAGAGCCAAGTAGAAATTGTACCTCTCGAATGTTCCCAGCATTGAGCAACTCTCCCACCTCATTCTTTATAACTCTATCTTTCTCAGGCCCGAAGTGTCTTTTCTTCTGTTTCACGGGACGAGAATTCGGTAAGATGTTCAATCGATGTTTTCTACATCTGGGCTCGTCTCTGTGCGCTCTTGGGCTGACCAAGCGAACCCGCTAAGATTAGCTTGTAAACAAGTAATGAGTTCTTCCTTGACCTTTGGATCAAGGTCAGGGCTATTCTGAGCGTCTTCTCATCGGGCCCCAATGTCACAATTTCCGGCTTTTTATCCATCACCTCCTGAACCTCCCTCACTACCACGGGCAAACCGTTTCGCCCCCTTCTAATCATATTGACCTCCACACGCGCCCTCTTCCCCTCTTCTTTCACTATTCCTTCATAACATCGTCGCGCAATTTTCTGGTCTCCACACAAGACTCCCACCTCCTTTCCCACAGGAAATTTCAACTTCTGATGATACGTGGAAGCTACAGCTCTGAAGTCCTTTGAGGCCGGCCGTCCCAGGATTCCATTATATGATGAGGGGGTATCCACCACGGTAAATGTTATCATCTTTGTTACCTTCCCAGCGGCGGAATGGCATGTCCTGCAAACCCATATAGAGGAGTAGAGATCGGTTCGaactcaaatccttccaccttcatctgatccaaagtgctcttgaacaagatatttacagagcttccattatcaataaagattcgtgccacatcataattggcaacgGTAGTTgttaccaccaaggcatcgttatgcgGAGCCACAATGCCTCGaaggtcttccggcccaaaaCTGATGACAGGATCCTGGGGTAAGTCCGCACCcttagatatttcaaaatttttcaaCCTCCTCCCATGCGCTTTTCCCCCAGGCCGCTGCTCCGTCCTTCTATATCGTTGGGCATCTTCTAGAGTTACATACTTCTCCGCCCGAGCCAGCAAGTCATCATAGCTCGACGGAGGTTTCTTgactaataatttaaaaaactcTCATCCTCTCAGGCCTTGGGTGAaagcacttatcatgatgtccgGGGTATCCGCTGGTATCTCCATTGCTGCATTGTTAAAACGCTGGAAAAATTCTCGCAAAGTCTCAGAGATATGTTGCTTCATCACGAAcatgctcaaataatttttctagtgcctcttgctgctagcgaatcggtgcaagaaggcaGCTGAGAAGTCCTCAAAAGAACGTATGGAGTTAGGCTGCAAGGTGTTAAAccactgctgggctgacctcaccaacgtgcccaaaAACACCCTGCATTTCACTCCATCTGTTTACTGATGCAACTAGAGCCGcgttctcaaatctccccaaatgCTCTTCTGGGTCGGTATGTCCATCGTATTCTCCTATATTTGACAGTCGGAAATTTGGAGGAAGTCTTTCCTCCAAGATGGCCAATGAAAAaggacttcctctcttgggtacAGGCGCTCGGCTTCCTACCTGCTGCCTCAACATCCGTATCTCCTTCCACATCTCCCCTATCTCACTAACTTCCCCACTGTGGAGGGGCTGCGTCTCTTCAACCCAGCTCTGGTGGCCCTCCACATTctcctctcgctcctggcgagcGGTCTGCTCTTTTGCAAACATAGACTTTTGATTCCTCTTcatggcctcatccactgtccgggtgataaattggcccaactgttctagggtcaagttccccacattttcATTGGGACGGGTTTGCTCGACCCTTGTCTCGTGAAGGGGCTGCTCGGCTCTTGTCttttgacgaggttgttcatgtctcgtctcaagatgcggttgttcctgtcttgtctcaacatgagaAGAACTGAACTCACAGCTTTTTTGGTGGTAGATAAATATACCCACAAAGGCTCACCCGATGTCGGTTTGACCAGGACAGAGAGCTCAGCAAGGTACtttttcaatttttcaaaaGCCTTCTCGCAATTCGGACCCTACTCAAATTTTTTCGCCTTACGCAAAAGACAGAAGAACGGTAAGCATATGTGAGTGGACCTCAAGATAAACCGTGCTAGTGCGGCAATTATCCCCGTCAACTGCTGAACTTCTATGGTTCCTCGGGGGGAACCCATATCTTGGATAGCTCGGACCTTCTCGGGGTTAGCCTCAATCCCTCTCTCTGTCACCATATAACCCAGAAACTTTCTACTCTTCACCCCAAAGATACACTTATGGGGATCTATCCGAGGCAAATGATATCAATTTTTAGGGCACGCCTTATTAAGAACTCTGAAATCCGCACATATCCTCCACTTCCCTGAACTCTTCGGCACTAGGACTACATTCGACAGCCAAGTAGGAAATTTCACTTCTCGAATATGCCCAGCACTAAGCAATTCTCCCACTTCCTTTTTTATAACTCTATTTTTCTCGAGCCCGAAGTATCTCTTCTTCTGTTTCACAGGGCGAGCATTCGGCAAGATATTCAACCGATGCTCTGCAACATTCGGGGCCGTCCCTACAAGTTCTTGAGCTGACCAGGCGAATACGTTGAGAATAGCCTGCAAACAAGTAATGAGTTATTCATTAACCCCTGGGTCAAGGTCATGGACTATTCTGAGTGTCTTCTTCTCAGACCCCAACACTATAATCCCAGGGTCTTCATGCACCACCTCTTGAACCTCCTTCTTCACTATGGGTAAACCACTTATTCCTCTCGTGATCATGTTAAACTCTACTCGTGCTCTCATTCCTTGTTCCTTAACTACTTATTCATAACACCGACACGCAACTTTCTGGTCCTCACATAAAACTCCAACTCTTTTTCCCACAGAAAACTTAAGCTTCCGATGATAGGTGGAAGCTACAACTCAGAAATCCTTTAGGAGTGGCCGTCCCAGAATTCCATTATACGTCAACGAGGTGTCCACCACGATAAAGGTAATCatctttgttacccgccgaTGATCAttccccaaggataggggaaaAGCAATCTGACCCAATGGCAGGATGACATGTCATGCAAATCCATGCAGAGGGGTTGAGACCAGCTCAAACTCAAATTCCTTCCACCTTCATATGATCTAATGTGCTTTTGAATAAGATattcacggagcttccattatcaataaatatctttgcaacatcataattggcaatggtgacCGTCAcaaccaaggcatcgttatatGGAGCCATAACGCCTCGaaggtcttccggcccaaagctgatgacgtGATCTTGTGGTAAGTATGCACCGCTGGATATCTCAAAACTCTCCAACCTTCTATCGTGTGCTTTCCGAGCTTGCCTGGaatctccatcagtagcacccccgagatcatatgaatcattcctctcttAGGAgggttatcctcattcattctCCTCCTCGGATCAGCAAGCTCCCGAGGGACATTTTGACCTCACCTTTCCCTTCTCTGCTCGTCGaccctctgatttatccatggaggacCTCGACCTCGCCTAGGGGACGGGTGAGACCTCGGTTGACTCTCGGATGAGGATCCTTCTTGTCTGTCCAGCAGAGTCAATCTAGCACTGCTCTCAACCCTCTGCGATTTATCCCACATCTCTTCTGACTCCCTCACCTTGTCACGATTTCTATTCAGAGGAAAATGAGACGAGAATTGTCCTCTTTCTCTAACTTTATCCTCCTCTCTCTCACCCACACCTCTCTTCATACCTCCTCTTTCAGCTCCCTCAACCTTATCTCCCCTGCGCCGCTGCTCCATTCTCTTGTGTCGTTGGCCATCTTctagatttacatatttttccgccCGAGCCAACATATCATTTTCATCATAACTCGATGGAGGTTTTTTGACCAACGATTTAAAGAAATCCCTTCCTCTCAATCCTTGGATAAATGCACTTATCATAatgtcaggggtagccgctggtatcTCCAGCGCTGCATTGTTGAAACGCTGGATaaattctcgcaaagtttcagTTTATTGTTGTTTCATCACAAACAAGCTCAggtaatttttctggtgcctcttaCTGCTAGAAAATATGCAAGAAAGCGGTGGAAAGATCATCGAAAGATTGTATGGAGTTCAGCTGCAGCGTGTTAAATCATTGCTGGGCTGATCTCACCAACGTTCCCAGGAACACCCTGCACCTAACACCATTTGAATACAGATGTAACAAAGTTGTATTCTCAAATCTTCCCAAGTGTTCTTCTGGGTTAGTACGCACATCATACTCTCCCATGCTTGATTGTCGAAAACTTGGGGGAAGCCCTTCTTTCAGAATGGCGAGGGAAAAATGACTATCTTTCTTGGGCGCTGGAGCTCTGTTTCTCAATTGTtgcctcaaaattcttatctcCCTCCACATCCTCCATCTCCGGATTCTCCCCACTTGGGAGGGGCCGTCTCTCTTCAACCCTGCTCTGATGGCTCTCATCATTCTCCTGTCGTTCCTGGCGAGTGGCATGTTCTTCGGCAAACATAGACTCTTGGTTCCTCTTCATGACCTCGTCTGCTGTCTTGTTAATGAATTGAACTAACTGTTCTAGGGTCAGGTTCCCCATATTCTCATCGGGGCAAGGTTGCTTGGCTCTCGTCTCAAGACGAGGTTGTTCATTTCTCGTCTCAGGAAGAGATTGTTCGGGTCTCATCTGAAGACGTGACGATACTGAGTTGGTTCTTCTGCTTCCTCTCTGGCCTACTATCTCTACGTCTCAGCTcaaatttcccacagacggcgccaagtgatactcactgAAAATTTAGGGTTCGGTTCTAGCAGGTGATAACAGTCCGAATGCATATCTCGAATATATTCTAGACCTAAAATCACGAAGgggaccgttagaagggggagAGGAAGGTATCccggcgtagccactccgacgctcaagtcagagactgataATATAATGAGAGAGCAGCTAAGAGTGATGCTAAAAATCACTATAGTAAATGAGTCAATTAGACGCTCAAACCTAGTATTTATAGGATAGCATCTGTCATGGACTTTCTACCTGAGCTAGGATGGGTCGAGGGTTTGAGCCTGATCTTGATGGCCCATTCATGGGGTATCAATAACCATTCTAGAATTTGAATCAATACGACTACACTCTTTCTTGGTTCTAAATTCTAATGATTCCATTCCTCTTGGATTAATATGGTTTGTTTTTGTTCTTCGTTGGATACTAAGTCacataaataaatgatttcggTAGTGCAACAAGTTGACAAAAAAACTGAAACAAGATTTCACACAAAACTACAACCTCTATAAtctgaaaagaaaaagaaaagatcTTACATATATATTTAAGCACTATTTATATGATCTTCATGCTCCTTCAATCTTTCTTGAACGTGTAACTTGCTGCATCTTCTGCCATTTTTTTTGGCCACGAGCAGCAATAGACATCTGACTGAAATGAGAAGCTTGCATTTTCTATTAcactaaataaatattttatgttcttGTCCTAAAGGATGTAGGACCGGTGTCGGCTTTTGGTCCAAGAAAAGCATAATCTTGTATACATATGTTGTGTAGAATTGAGAGATACAGTAAAAAGCTGAGTTGAGAAGACAGAACCCTGCTATCAAGAACTTGGGACTATGGTGCCAATGTACCCGAATCCCGCAATGGTAAAAGTGATGACTTGAAGGAATAAGTATATGAAATAGCAGTTCTTTCCATACAAGAAGTCGTAGCACCCACAGATGAAAAGAAACACGGCTAATCCCAGTTCGTGCAGCTGTATTCTGTAGAAGAGacaaacttatttaagaaaGTGGGATTCGATCAGCAGGGGAGAAGTAGAGGCACAAGAGTGACAACAATCTGATCTGAACTTTCGAGATATTTTACCTGTCTCCGAGAAATTTAAACAGCTGTTTCTTTGGTGCAGCTGTTTTACTATTGGATTTGTTCTTAAGCGCATCACCAAGTTTTTCAGTGACTACCCATTCGTTAACTCGCTTTGCCTCCAATAACCCGATGAACGCGGCCTTGGTCCGGTGAAACGACATCACATTCTCAAAAAGAACCCAATAGAACAGCAAATGGAATGACCTGAAAATCACCCAAGTCTGATGAACTTAAAAAAACCAGCGTGTTCAAAATTCTTAACCAACTTCACAATTTCTCGCGGACTCAATGTACATATAGATTTATATACCTTGGAGTTCCGACTGAGTTGAGGGCCGTTATGATGCATGGAATGTAAATGGCTCCCCATTTAGGGACGTCGACTTCCGGGACTAGAATTGACAATGGTAAAACCACGCAATAAAAGAAGAACGTGAAGAAGTGGGCGATGATCTTTCGGACGAAGAAGAAGCTATAGATCACATAAAACTTCTTGTACAATGAAACTTTCTGCAAAAGATTAGCACAAAACAAAAGGATAAGTTCCTGTCCAGTAATATTTCGTTAAAAATGTCAATTTAAGTACAGATTATTGCAAAACAAATTACCCTGTTCAACACAATATCTAGCACCATTTTTCTGAATAAATTTGCTGGACCACAAGACCATCTGTGCTGCTGGAATCGGAAGGCTTTAAAAGTACTCGGAAGCTCACTTTTAACCTATAATAATTATACACACAagccaaaaaaaaaacctttgataaaatgataaaaatttaattacagTTTGACAAACAAGAAGAAATATGAAATCCATTTGTTATGAAGATACCTGGAGGTCTCCCAAGTAGACAAATTTCCAACCCTTGAGACCTGCTCGAATAGCAAGATCCATGTCTTCCACCGTGGTTCTATCTTTCCACCCTCCTGCCTCATTTATCGCCGCAATCCTCCATATTCCTCCAGTTCCTATAAGGATCGTTCAGAATTATAAATTATTACGCCGTTATTACGTTTGTAAATCAATCAAGTTTTTATGAAAACACTTTAATGGAGTAAAGGCTAATTAAATTCATTGTTGAATTGATCATCATTATTTTAAGCATGCTTGTATTATTGTTACCATTAAAGCCAAAGAAGGCATGAGTGGAAGATCCCACTTCTTGCTCAACTGTAAAATGGTAGTTCAATGACATCTCTTGCATTCTTGTCAACAAGCATTCGTCCGCATTCACTGCAAAAAATTTTAGGAACATTTGAATTTCCAATATAGAAACTTACATTTCACAGTccaatttttccaaaaaaacaaaaacgtGTCGACCAATGTGTGACCAATGTTCCAAACGTGAGCAAGA
Protein-coding sequences here:
- the LOC142548507 gene encoding glucomannan 4-beta-mannosyltransferase 2-like; the encoded protein is MAEVSENSFIPESLPGYTADMAGQIGLLWELIKAPLIVPLLRISVYICLAMSIMVFMERLYMGVVIILVKLFWKKPEKRYKWEPMKDDLEMGNGAFPMVLVQIPMFNEKEVYKISIGAACNLSWPTGRLVIQVLDDSTDLVIKDMVEKECISWASKGINIRYQIRETRGGYKAGALKEGLKHDYVKECDFVVIFDADFRPDPDFLRRSVPFLIHNPDIALVQGRWRFVNADECLLTRMQEMSLNYHFTVEQEVGSSTHAFFGFNGTGGIWRIAAINEAGGWKDRTTVEDMDLAIRAGLKGWKFVYLGDLQVKSELPSTFKAFRFQQHRWSCGPANLFRKMVLDIVLNRKVSLYKKFYVIYSFFFVRKIIAHFFTFFFYCVVLPLSILVPEVDVPKWGAIYIPCIITALNSVGTPRSFHLLFYWVLFENVMSFHRTKAAFIGLLEAKRVNEWVVTEKLGDALKNKSNSKTAAPKKQLFKFLGDRIQLHELGLAVFLFICGCYDFLYGKNCYFIYLFLQVITFTIAGFGYIGTIVPSS